Part of the Tolypothrix sp. PCC 7910 genome, TTATGCTTTTGGTCAAAAGCATCCCAATACAGGAGCTTATGGTAGCCAAATTCATCCAGATTGGGAAGTAGAACCCCCAACAAATTTCCAACGACTTGCTCCATTTTTAGCTATCACAGAGAGAGGCGATTTACCCTTACTTTACGCACCTCAAAAAAAATTACTGCCACCATCTGCAGGATTAGTTATTCGTCGGCAAGCCTGGTTAGACAGTATGCCAAATGAGATGATTTTAACTGGCAGAGTCTCTAATAATACCCTGACAGGCGAAGACTTAGAAATGTTATCGTACATTCAAAAGTCTGGTTGGGAAATTTGGTATAACCCAGAAATGGAAATTTATCATAAAATTCCCAGATGGCGCTTACAAAAAGAGTATTTAATTCCATTTTTCCGCGGTATTGGACTTAGTCGTTATGTCACACGCATGGTAAATATCGAACCTTGTGCTAGACCTTTAGCTTTATTTATTTATACGCTCAATGATTTAAGGAAAATAACTTTCCATTTGCTTCGCTATGGTCTGAGTGTTAAATATAGTTTGGTTTTAGCTTGTGAAATGCAGCTATTTATGAGTAGTTTTATGAGCCCATTTTATCTTTGGTCTCATGGCTATTTAGCTCCTAAAACCAAGACTTAATTTAAATTACATGGTAAAGGATGACATCATGAATTTTACAGTAGCAATACCTACTTATAATGGTGAATTAACTTTGCCTTTAGTTTTAGAAAGATTGCAAAAACAAGTGAATCCAGAAAACCTCACTTGGGAAGTAATAGTTATTGATAATAATAGTAACGATAGTACTTCTCAAGTAGTTAAAGAGTTTGCCGCTAACTGGCCTGCTCATGTTCCATTAAAATACTTTTTTGAGCAAGAACAAGGAATGGCTTATGCCCGTTGGCGGGCAATTAAGGAAGCCCAAGGGGAATTTGTCGGCTTTTTAGATGATGACAACTTAGCTGCTTCCGACTGGGTTTATCAATCTTATCTATTTGGTAAGGAACATCAGAAAGTGGGTGCTTATGGTGGAGAAATTCAAGGCTATTTCCAAACACCACCTCCTGATAATTTTGGCCCTGCTAAAACATTCCTTGCTATTAGGAAATACGCTGATACAGCAACTCTATTTGAAGTAGATAAATTAAGATTACCTCCAGGTGCAGGCTTGGTTGTTCGTAAGCAAGCATGGCTAGAAAGCGTTCCCAGTCGCGTTACCCATACCCAGCGAGGATGTGAAGATTATGAAATTTCCATCAATATGCACTTGTCTGGTTGGGAAATTTGGTATAACCCGCAAATGCAAATTCAGCATCTTATTCCAGCTTGGCGGATGCAAAAAAGTTATTTGGTAAGTATTGCTCGCATTTATGGTTTATCTACTTGCCAAATACGTTTAATGACTGTGAAAGCTGATTGGCAGAAATCTTTGCTATTAGTGAAAATTTTTCTGGGAGGTTTAAAACGAATTATCTCTCATCTTTTGAAATATCGTAACCAAGTTCTGAGTAATTTAGGCTTGGCTTGTGAGATGTCATTTTTTATAGGGCAGCTTTTTAGCCCGTTTTATTACTTAAAACAGCGTATTCGCCTTATTAATCTTAATATCAATATTAATTAACTCGTCATTTTATAGTTTAAATTATTGAAATGAACATAAATATTAATTCACCGCCTCAAATTTCTATAATTATCCCAGCTTACAATAGCGAAAATACTATTGCACAGACAATTAATTCTGTTTTAAACCAAACTTTTAGTGATTGGGAATTGATTGTTATAAATGATGGTTCACAAGATAAAACTTTAGATATTATTTTAGAATTTAACCATCCTCGTATTAAAGTATTTTCGTATCCAAATTCTGGTTCACAAAAAAGTCGCAATCGGGGTTTAGAACATGCAGTTGCCGAATTTGTGAGCTTTTTGGATGCCGATGATTTATGGACACCAGATAAATTAGAGTCTCAATTTAAAGCTTTACAAGCTAATCCTCAAGCTGCTGTTGCCTATAGTTGGACAAATTGTATTGATGAAAAAAGCCAATTTCTACGGCGAGGAACATATATTAGCGCAATGGGTAATGTTTATGCAAATTTATTATTAATTAATTTTTTAGAAAATGGTTCTAATCCTTTAATTAGAAGAGATGCTTTAAATGTAGTTGGTGGTTTTGATGAATCTTTAAATGCCGCACAAGATTGGGATATTTATTTAAGGTTAGCTGCCCATTATACTTTTGTAGCAGTACCATCGCCTCAAATATTATATCGAATATCTGGCAACTCAATGTCTACTAATGTTCTTGGGTTAGAAAAAGGTTCATTGGCAGTAATAGAAAGAGCCTTTAAGCAAGCTCCTCAATCCATACAATATTCAAAAAAATATAGTTTAGGTAATCTATACAAGTATTTACTATTTAAATCTCTAGAAGGCATACCCGAAAAAAATCGTGTTATTACTGCGTTGAGATTTTTTTTGCAAGCTATTATCAATGATGTATATTTGCTAAAAGCTCCAACTTTAATTAAGGTATTTTTAAATTTAATTGTCACATCTATACTACCTAGCAGACAAGCATTAATTTTATTTCAAAAGTTTCCCAATTTATTTAATATAGTCACAATTCTGGGATATATGAAATTAGAAAATTAGAGTTGACATCATTGTGTATATTTATGCCATTAATATCTGTAGTTATTCCTGTTTATAATGGGGAAACAACAATTAAACAAACTATAGAATCTGTTTTAACTCAAACTTTCTCAGATTTTGAATTAATTATAATTAATGATGGTTCTCAAGATAATACTTTAACAATAATCCAAAGTCTTTCAGACAATCGCATCCAGATATTTTCCTATCCGAATGCAGGTTTACCTGTAAGTCGGAATCGGGGATTATCCCATGCAGTAGGTAAATATGTTTCATTTATTGATGCTGACGATCTCTGGACTAACGATAAATTGGAAAGTCAACTTAAGATATTAGAAAATAACCCTGCAGCAGATATTGCTTATAGTTGGACTGATTATATTGATGAGCAAGGTAATTTTCTTTGTCATGGTAATCATTTAACATTTAATGGCAATGTCTATGAGCAGCTATTAATAAGTAATTTTTTAGAAAATGGTTCTAATCCTTTAATTACTAGACAAGCTTTAATAGAAGTAGGAGGTTTTGATCCTTCACTAAAATCTGCTGAAGATTGGGATTTATGGTTGAGATTAGCAGTTCGTTATCTTTTTGTAGCAGTATCATCTCCACAAATTTTGTATAGAGTTTCTGGAAATTCTATGTCCGCTAATATTTTGAACATGGAAGATGCGTGCTTACAGGTAATTGAACGGGCATTTACTCAGGCTCCTGAATCAATCAAAAACCTAAAATTACATAGTGTAGTCAACTTATATAAATATCTCACCTGCAAATCTTTGCAAGCGCCTCTACATCGAGATAAATCTTTTCTAGGAGCTAAATTTTTGTGGAAGTTTTTTATCTACAATCCCAAGCGATTGCAATATCTTCATTTCACATTAACGCTATTAATTAAAATATTGATGATTATAATATTACCTAGCCAGTGGCTAACAGCTTTATTAAAGAATAAAAAAAACAGCGTTAATTTTTAAAACAAAAAATAAAACCATTAATAACACATAAACATAAATACTTTAGGTGCGTTGCTCGTGGATTGTAAACCAAATATTAAAAATGCAGTGAAAATTAACTCTAATAGCGGCTTTACGCTGATGGAGACGTTGGTAATTGTTGTAGTCATAGGTATTTTAAGTGCGATCGCAGCTCCTACTTGGGTGTCTTTCGTCAACAATCAACGTCTTAATACTTCCCAAAATCAAGTTTACCAAGCATTTCGCCAAGCACAAAGCCAAGCTAAAAAGGAAAAATTGACCTGGAATGCGAGTTTTCGGGAACACAACGGTATTGTGCAATGGGCGGTTCATCCTGCTACTGTGAGTGCAGCTAGTGCCAATTGGAATGAGTTAGATAGGAATGTGCTATTAGATTCAGAAACCACCTTAAGTTTGTCAAACGGAATCAGGCAAATTCAATTCGATCATACAGGTAGTGTCAAGCAGCCTCCTTTAGGAAGGATAACTCTATCTAGTAAATATGGTGGTAAAGCTAAACGTTGCGTAATTGTTTCTACAATATTGGGCGCAATCCGCACTAGTAAAGAGCAGCCAACACCGCAGAGTAACAAGTATTGCTATTAAGTAGAGCGGTGCAATTAAATATAGCTGGTAAGGGGTGTCATTTGTCCTTATTCATTGGTAAGGATTTCAAACTAAGAGAAAATTGACTTCTGACACTCATTACTGAATAAATTATAGATATGCCAGTTGGGTAAATCTGGTTTTAGTTGATTAGCATAAGGTATTCTGTTCTGAAATCACTAAATTGTCTCAAACAGCACCTAATTATTTTTACTCGTTACCCAGAACCAGGGAAGACAAAAACTCGGTTGATACCTGCTTTAGGTGAATTAGGCGCTGCTAATCTGCAAAAGCAGATGACTGAATACACAATATTGCAAGTTCAAGCATTGCAAAAGATAACGAACATTTCTTTTGAAGTGCGCTTTGCAGGTGGCAATTTACAATTAATGCAAAATTGGTTGGGGTCTGATTTAGTTTACCAACCTCAAGGTGAAGGAGATTTAGGCGATCGCATGATGCGATCGCTTGCGGATGCGGTTGTATCTGGTAAAAAACAAGTAATAATCATCGGTATAGATTGTCCTGGGGTAAATTCTCAGTTGCTAGCAATGGCGTTTGAGCAACTAAATAATTTTGACATGGTGCTAGGCCCCGCAATGGACGGTGGCTATTACTTAATTGGGTTACATCAAGCAACTCCGCAATTATTCGCTAATATCGACTGGGGAACTTCTCAAGTATTCCAGCAAACGGTAGACATTGCCCAGCAGCTTAATTTATCACACACTTACTTACCTATCTTGGCTGATGTTGACCGTCCCGAGGATCTGCCGATTTGGGAACAAACTATTGCTAGAGAAGTTGCCGATAAGACTCAGTGATGAGTGAAGAAATATGGAGAAATTTACAGAAAGTTAGCGCTTGATTGCCGATCTCTTGAAGGACGCTGACTTGGCAGGGCTGTTTCATTACCTAAAACAGGTAAAATTGCAAGTGTTGAGGGGATAAAAGTCATGAGCGCTTCTGTGATTGAACATTTGCGACAAGTTGTTGGCGAAGCCTCTCGAAGAGAAGATTGCTAATCTTTTTTGGTGGATATGAAAGACTGAACACTTGATTAAATTAGAAAATTCTGAAATACAAAATTATTCTTTATATTAAAGCAATGGTGGCAGCGGATAGAGTTTATATATTATTAGTTATAGGAATTGCGATCGCACCTATTTTGGCGATGCTTTTCGGTATTCCCACAAGTATCGGTATTACACTTTTATTTGATATTTTCGTCCTCGCATTAATGGTGGTGGATTGTTTACGAGTAAGACGCGATCGCGTCGAAGTTAGCCGCCAAATTCCATCACGCTTATCTATTGGTCGTGATAACCCGGTTGTACTAACGGTAAAATCGGCAAATACCAATGCTGTAATTAAAATTCGCGACTATTCTCCCACAGGCTTTGGTGTTTCTACACCAGAACTCAGCACTACTGTAGGGATGAATAGCACCCAGGAATTAACATACACAGTTCACCCCACACAACGGGGAGAATTTGCTTGGGGAAATCTTCAGGTAAGACAATTAGGATTGTGGGGATTAGCTTGGGATGATTGGCAAATTTCGCAAAATCTACGGGTGAAAGTTTATCCAGATTTAGTGGGATTGCGATCGCTTTCCATTCGGTTAGCATTGCAATCATCTGGATCAATCCGTCAACGCCGCATGGGTATTGGTACAGAGTTTGCGGAACTGCGAAACTATCGCACAGGCGACGATTTACGCTTGGTTGATTGGAAAGCCACGGCGCGACGTGTAGGGGCTTATGGTAATACACCGCCCTTAGTTAGGGTTTTAGAACCAGAACAAGAGCAAACTTTAATAATTTTGCTCGATCGCGGGCGGTTAATGACAGCTCAAGTCCAAGGTTTGCAGCGATTTGACTGGGGATTGAATGCAACCTTATCCTTAGCTTTAGCCGGATTACATCGAGGCGATCGCGTCGGTGTGGGTGTATTTGACAGACAAATGCATACGTGGATTCCACCGGAACGCGGTCAAAATTATCTCCCCCAGTTAATTGATCGCTTAACACCAATTCAACCCGTATTGCTGGAATCTGATTATTTAGGGGCTGTAACCAATGTAGTACAACGGCAGACTCGGCGCGCACTAGTGGTATTAATTACCGATATAGTTGATGCGATCGCTTCCACCGAACTTCTCGCCGCTTTATCTCGCCTAGCGCCTCGTTACCTACCATTTTGCGTTACACTCCGCGATCCGCAAGTTGATCATCTAGCCCATACCTTCACTGAAGATGTGACAAATACTTATGTTCGCGCAGTCGCTTTAGATTTATTAGCACAGCGACAAGTTGCATTTGCCCAATTAAAGCAAAAAGGTGTGTTGGTACTCGACGCACCAGCTAATCAAATTACAGATCAGTTGGTTGAACGATATTTACAACTAAAAGCCCGGAATCAACTTTAAATTAATTTTTTCATAGTAGATTGATGTGTCGCCAACATTAATTGATTTAGTATTAGAAATTCCCAACTAATAACTACAAATTATTTATGAACGCTTGCGACTACAATACATAATCAAAAGCACAAACAATCCCATCCCAACAAGATATTTTAAAGGGTCGGGAATGCTGGGATTGGGAGAGAAAAATCCCTCAATAGTCCCAGCAATGACTAACATCGGCACAATCCCAAATACTAACTGTGCTGCTTGGGAACCGTAAAACTTCAGTGCATCCCGACGACGATATTTACCAGGAAATAAAATTGCTCTTGCTATGAGTAATCCTGCACCACCAGCAAAAAAAATAGCAGGTAATTCTAAAGAACCATGCGGAAATACAAATGCCCAAAAAGGATAGGCAAGATGATTTTGACCTACCAAAGTGCCAATCGCACCAATTAATAAACCATTAAATATCATTAAATATGTTGTATATGCCCCGGCTGTAATTCCACCAGCAACAGCCCCAAAGGAAACCGATAAATTATTAATCATAATACTGCTGGATGCTAGGGGTTCAATCCCCACAATTGACCCCATCCACAATTTGCGATCGTCTCGCACGCGAGAAATTAAACTTTCGGGTACAATTAGCGGCATAAAGCTGGGGTCTTGCCAAGCGTACCACCAAGCAACTAAAGCCCCTAATAAAAATAAAGCCGTAGCTATAGCGATATATAGAAATGTTTGCTGCACTACAGCAGGTAATCCCCATTTATAAAACTCCACTACAGCTTGCCATTCCTGCCGTCGCGAACCTTGATAAATCTGTGTATAGGCGCGAGTTGTTAAAGATTGTAAACTTTGAATCAACGTATTGCCGACTTTTTGAGTACGGGCGCGTGCTAAATCTGCCGCTACGGAACGATATAAACTGGCTAATTCCCTAATTTCCACCGCCCGCAGTGATTTTAACCCTTTTTTTTCTACCTGCCGTAAAAGCGTATCCAAACGCTGCCAATTTAATTCCCGTCGCGCAATCCAACGTTGAATATTCATAAATTTTGGGAGGATTTGGGTGAGTGTAATTTAAGATAGCCTCAATTCATCTCCGTACTTGCAAGGAAAATATAACATCATGACTGGTGAATTTGGTTCCCCCAGCCCCATGCAACCCCTGAGTGTGGGAAATGTCGTGAGTGCAGGAATAAGATTGTATCGTTCTCACCTCAAAGATTACTTTTTACTTGCCCTCAAAGCTTACGTTTGGATACTTGTTCCAGTATATGGCTGGGCGAAATTTTATGCCTTGACAGGGCTGATTTCTCGTTTAGCTTTTGGCGATTTGGTCAATCAACCCGAAAGCATTAGCGAGGGTGAACGTTTTGTAAATTCGCGATTATGGCAATTTTTATTGACAATGCTGTTAATGGCGATTGTCGGTATGGGAATTGTCTTCGGTATTAGCTTTGCATTTGTGATAATTGGCGTTTTATCGGCTGTCGTGGTGGGAGGGTTAGGTCAACAAACCAGTCTTGTGGCGACATTGCTTGTAGTTTTAATCGGCTTGATTGTCGGTATTGCAGCTTTGATTGCAGTGTTTTGGCTGTTAACAAGGTTCTATTTAGTAGATGTTCCCTTATCAATTGAGGATAATGTTGATGCGACCTCAACCATTAGCCGGAGTTGGGAGTTAACTCAAGGTTACGTTTGGCGGATTCTGTTGATTAGCTTTGTGGCTGTTTTGATCACATTTCCAATTCAACTAGTAGTGCAAATCCTCGCAACTATTATTCAGTTAATTTTCACGCCCCTACTCCAACAGGGAAACAATGCTGCAAGTGTGCTGGTATTCTTGCTAGTTCTGGCTTTAAGTTTTGCAAGTGGCGCAGCCGTTCTTCCATTTTGGCAAAGCATTAAAGCTGTGATTTATTATGACCTGCGGAGTCGTCGTGAAGGCTTAGGCTTAAAGTTACGCGATCGCGAAATTTAAAAAGTCAAGAGTCGGAGAGACGCGATTAATCGCGTCTGTACAAGAGTTATTGCTGATTTTTACTCCTGCGCCCCTGTTTTGCTACTCCTTGTCCTAATTTTATTAGGGCTGCTTTTTTTATAGCGAATTTTAAATTATTTATGCACCTTTTTAACCGTGTTAAATTCCGTACTCCAGAAAGTGTAGAACTAGAATTTACCCTTGCAGGAATTGGTAATCGTGCCTGGGCATTGCTCATTGACTATCACATTTTAGCTTTTATCTTGCTGGGGTTCTACATTCTTTTTTGGGTAATTATCGTCCAATTTTCAGATTTTTGGATAAATCTTGTTGGTTCTAGTTTCGGTTTATGGATGATTGCGATCGCATTTATCATCACCTTTACTATTTATGCAGGTTATTTTGTTTTTCTAGAAATTTTATGGCAAGGACAAACCCCTGGTAAACGCATCGCTAAAATTCGTGTTGTTCGAGATGATGGTAGACCAATTGGGTTACAACAAGCAGCTTTACGTGCCTTACTACGTCCCTTTGATGAGTTCTTATTTATCGGCGCTTTTTTTATTATGTTGACTCGTCAAGAAAAGCGCTTAGGCGATTTAGCTGCCGGCACAATTGTTATTCAAGACCAAATACCAGTCGGAACTGCAACTTTAACTATTTCAGAACAAGCAAAATCACTTCATGCACAACTAATAGAAATTGCTGATTTATCTCCCTTATTACCAGATGATTTTGCTGTCATTCGAGAATATTTACAACGACGTAGTGGAATGTCAGCTAAAGCCAAATCTTTACTAGCACTAAAACTATCACAACAGGTACAAGCAATTATTAACTTAGAGCAAATACCTACTGGTGTTTCCTCTGATGAATTTTTAGAAGCTATTTATCTGGCTTATAAACAGAGAGAATTTTAAAGAAAGGCTGAAGGATGAAGTATAAAGTCTGAACTGATAATTGGTATAAGCAGAATGGAACAGTAGACTTAAAAATCAGTTTTCATAAATTTATATTCCATCTACATTTGAGCACAGTAATATCATGCTTCATCCTTCAGCCTGATATTAACTAATAGCTAAAGTCGGCCAATCAGGTTGACGATAATAGCGTGTCATGTCATCAAATTTTCGCAATTCAACGCGATCTATTAAAAATTCAGGTGAATTTAAAAGCCATTGTTGATTCAACTCAGACAGCATAGTACTAAATTTTGTCCGGTCTAGTTCCGGCGAAATCTCACCAAAATAGCCTAATGTAATATGGGCAGTGAAGTGATAATGTTGTTCAATGCCCAAAGCCATTAACTGAGAATTTTGATAAATAGTGCGGCGAAGTTTAATCACCTGTTCGTAGCAACGCTCATCTTGCGGTACTAAACAAACTCCTATTGCTCTTGGCATGACTATCAATCCCAGCACTTGCCAATGAATACGTTGACTATCGGCTGAGAGAGATTTTTGATATTCCTGAAATATTTCCCCAACACAAGAACATAACTGCTGTTCAAATTGGGGGTTTTTCTCACAAGCATCACGGTAAGCACTATCCCAAATTAAATCTGCTAGGGTCAAATGGAAGCTAGAATCTGGTACAGGCACAATCAAATTACTATTGGTAGGCAATTCCAACAGTTTTTGTTGATAACCTTTTAACTGCGTATAGAAAGCAGAATTTTCTGTTGCTTCTTCCGCAGGTGGGGTAATTAGCGTGTAGCCGGGAAATGGTGCTGCTTGCCTAGAACCGGAATCTGGCTGAAATTTAGAAGATTCCTGAATATGCTGGACTTGAGATCTGTAAGCTTCTGGTAGCGTCATTCGTGCTACCCGATTCAAGTAAGTTTGATAGTTATCGTCCAATCTCGTTGGCCTCGCGCGCTCTTACTTGATAGATTTTAGCTGAATAGACTCTAAATCAAGCACTCTAGTTACAAGGGTGTTTTGATAATGCGATCGCATTTGCTAATCCACCAGGAAGGTACTGCCCCTCCTGTATCTGTGTTATCAGCACAGCGCCTCACTTTTCGGCTTCTGGTGGCAGGCGGAAGATGGAGGAATCGAACCCCTACATTTAACTGTACTCCAAGTTTCAAGCTTGGTTACCTTCCCTTAGGTAGCATCTTCCATTCAGGGGTGTCTGAGGAGGCTTGAACTCCCTAATGACTGGTTCCACAAACCAGCGCCGCGACCGCTTTGGCTTCAGACACCACTAGTGGAATCAAGGGGATTTGAACCCCTAACCTTCCGCTTGCAAGGCGGATGCTCTAGCCAGTTGAGCTATGACCCCATAAGTAGGAGTGGTAGGGATCGAACCTACATAGGTCGATTTAGAAGATCGATGCCCATCCATTAAGCGACACTCCCATAAATTGGTAGCCCTAGCAGGGATTGAACCTGCGACTTCCTCTTTGTAAGAGAGGCACTCTCCGACTGAGTTATAGGGCTACGAGAGCGGAAGACGAGATTTGAACTCGTATCTGAAGCTTGGCATACTTCGGTGTTGCCCTTACACCACATCCGCATTATTGGAGCGATCGACGAGAATTGAACTCGTACCGTGAGTTTGGAAGACTCTGATGCTACCTTTACACCACGATCGCATTAAGCTGGTAACAGGAATTGAACCTGCAACCTACTGATTACAAGTCAGTTGCTCTGCCAGATTGAGCTACACCAGCATTTGTGGATCTGAAAGTAGAAATTGTAGTCACCCAAAAGAGCGACTACCCGCTCTATCTCAGCCATACCCCTGACTGGATTTGAACCAGCATCTTCCAAATTTTAAGTTTGGCACCTCTTCCAATTGGGTTACAGGGGCATAATTTGGTGGGTCGCCCAGGGGTTGAACCTGGATAAGTCTGCTTAAAAGGCAGCTGCATATCCGCTCTGCCAACGACCCAATTTGGTACTCCCGACAGGATTTGAACCTGCAACAATTCCGTCCCTCAAACGGAAGCGTTTACCAATTTCGCCACGGGAGTATCAGTACCCCTGACAGGAGTTGAACCTGCAAAAAACCCGGTCTAAGCGGGCTACGTCTGCCAATTGCGTCACAGGGGCAAATGGTCGGAATGGCAGGATTTGAACCTGCAACCTTCAGCTCCCAAAGCTGCCGCGCTACCAAGTTGCGCCACATCCCGTTGGTACTCCTGACGGGAGTCGAACCCGTACAAAATAGACTGTTTTTGAGACAGCCGCCTCTTCCAATTGGGCTACAGGAGCATAATTTGGCTGCCCTGCCAGGGTTTGAACCTGGAATCTCCTCGTTCAAAGCGAGGGATGTTGCCAGTTACACCACAGGGCAATGATTGGTTGCCGAGGTTGGGGTCGAACCAACATCTCCGTGATTCAGAGTCACAGCGACTTTCCATATCGTCCACTCGGCAATGAATGGCTGCCCCAGTAGGACTCGAACCTACAACAAAGCGGTTAACAGCCGCTTGCTCTGCCATTGAGCTATGGGGCATTGTGCCAGTCCCCTAGGTCAGAATCGAACTGACGACCTCTGGTTTTTCAGACCAGCGCTCTCTACCAAAACTGAGCTACTAGGGGATAAAGCGAGAACGGAAGGACTTGTTCACCGAAGGTGTTCCCAAAGGGTACCTTCACTTTTCAGTTTCGTAGACTGATGTGTTATCCAGTTACACCACGTTCTCAAAGGCGGAGAGGACAGGATTTGTAGACGCGGAGCGGCTTCTCGAAGAGTACCTGCGACGGGCTTTAAAACCCGTTTCCTCTTAGCAGGAGGACGCTTTGAGCCACTCAGCCACCTCTCCAACAGACGCGGGAGAAGGAATCGAACCTTCCTAGACAAGCTTATGAGACTTGTGAGTGACCACTACTCTATCCCGCTATGGGTCGGGCTGGAATTGTAGCTTGCTTCCCGAAGGGTACCAGCAAAGCAAACGCGGCGGTTTTACAGACCGTTGCCCACACCAGTAGGCGAGCCGACCCTCAACTTTGAGTAATTACTTGAGATTTCTGGGTGAAATAAAGGAATGGAGAGACCAGTTTTCCTGCTCTCTGCCATCCCAACTCAAGTCAGCAGTGCCGACGGGAATTGAACCCGCAATCTCCTGCTTGAAAGACAGGTGGCTTTACCAATTTGCCTACGGCACCAGGAGTGAAATTTCTACCACGTGTAAGTTTGAGAAGCTGTTTTTAACAGCCTCCAGGTTTGGCGGAGGCTGTAGGATTTGAACCTACTCTGATTGATAAAATCAGATGACCAGTTTGTAAGCTTCTTATGTTGGGACACGCAGTAGAACGCGCAGACAAGGATTTGTAGACGCGGAGCGGCTTCCCGAAGGGTACCCTGACTAAAGGTTTTGGAGACCCTGGTGCTGCCGTTACACCATCTGTGCATTTGGTCGCAGCGGCGAGATTTGAACTCGCATACTCTCGGTTATGAGCCGAGTAC contains:
- a CDS encoding RDD family protein, yielding MHLFNRVKFRTPESVELEFTLAGIGNRAWALLIDYHILAFILLGFYILFWVIIVQFSDFWINLVGSSFGLWMIAIAFIITFTIYAGYFVFLEILWQGQTPGKRIAKIRVVRDDGRPIGLQQAALRALLRPFDEFLFIGAFFIMLTRQEKRLGDLAAGTIVIQDQIPVGTATLTISEQAKSLHAQLIEIADLSPLLPDDFAVIREYLQRRSGMSAKAKSLLALKLSQQVQAIINLEQIPTGVSSDEFLEAIYLAYKQREF
- a CDS encoding DUF975 domain-containing protein yields the protein MTGEFGSPSPMQPLSVGNVVSAGIRLYRSHLKDYFLLALKAYVWILVPVYGWAKFYALTGLISRLAFGDLVNQPESISEGERFVNSRLWQFLLTMLLMAIVGMGIVFGISFAFVIIGVLSAVVVGGLGQQTSLVATLLVVLIGLIVGIAALIAVFWLLTRFYLVDVPLSIEDNVDATSTISRSWELTQGYVWRILLISFVAVLITFPIQLVVQILATIIQLIFTPLLQQGNNAASVLVFLLVLALSFASGAAVLPFWQSIKAVIYYDLRSRREGLGLKLRDREI
- a CDS encoding DUF1868 domain-containing protein; protein product: MDDNYQTYLNRVARMTLPEAYRSQVQHIQESSKFQPDSGSRQAAPFPGYTLITPPAEEATENSAFYTQLKGYQQKLLELPTNSNLIVPVPDSSFHLTLADLIWDSAYRDACEKNPQFEQQLCSCVGEIFQEYQKSLSADSQRIHWQVLGLIVMPRAIGVCLVPQDERCYEQVIKLRRTIYQNSQLMALGIEQHYHFTAHITLGYFGEISPELDRTKFSTMLSELNQQWLLNSPEFLIDRVELRKFDDMTRYYRQPDWPTLAIS